In Sesamum indicum cultivar Zhongzhi No. 13 linkage group LG8, S_indicum_v1.0, whole genome shotgun sequence, the sequence GGGGCTTGCCAACCTGTATCAGGATACTTCGATGCTAAGTTTCGAGGGCCAGAAATTCCAGGGGAcccaaagcattactgccaAATTAACCAGTTTGCCCTTTCAGCAATGCAAGCATGGGATCACCACCGTCGATTGCCAGCCCTCGGGCCCCGCCGGTGGAATGCTTGTTTTTGTTTCCGGTAATCTTCAGCTCGCCGGAGAACAGCACGCTCTCAAGTTTAGCCAGGCAAGtctatgtttgttttatgCTTTGATTTGTGTGCGGATTTATTTCTTAAGTGTTGCGACGTGGAATTGGGTATTGATCAGTGTT encodes:
- the LOC105168433 gene encoding nuclear transport factor 2; its protein translation is MDPDAVAKAFVEHYYTTFDTNRAGLANLYQDTSMLSFEGQKFQGTQSITAKLTSLPFQQCKHGITTVDCQPSGPAGGMLVFVSGNLQLAGEQHALKFSQMFHLMPTPQGSFYVLNDIFRLNYA